The Delphinus delphis chromosome 2, mDelDel1.2, whole genome shotgun sequence genome contains a region encoding:
- the EAPP gene encoding E2F-associated phosphoprotein isoform X1, whose protein sequence is MNRLQDDYDPYAVEEPSDEEPALSSSEDEVDVLLHGTPEQKRKLIRECLTGESESSSEDEFEKEMEAELNSTIKTMEDKLSSLETGSSSGNGKVGTAPTKYYDDIYFDSDSEDEDKAAQVTKKKKKKQHRIPTNDELLYDPEKDDRDQAWVDAQRRGYHGFGIQRPRQQQQPFPNSDAVLNCPACMTTLCLDCQRHESYKTQYRAMFVMNCSINKEEILRYKTPENRKKRRGHKKMRSNQEDAAEQAETDVEEIYHPVMCSECSTEVAVYDKDEVFHFFNVLASHS, encoded by the exons ATGAACCGCCTCCAAGATGACTATGACCCCTACGCAGTTGAAGAGCCTAGTGACGAGGAGCCGGCTTTGAGCAG TTCTGAAGATGAGGTGGATGTGCTTTTACATGGAACTCCCGAGCAAAAACGAAAACTTATCAGAGAATGTCTTACTGGAGAAAGTGAATCCTCTAGTGAagatgaatttgaaaaagaaatggaagctgAATTAAATTCCACCATAAAAACAATGGAGGACAAGTTATCCTCTCTAGAAACAG GGTCTTCCTCAGGAAATGGGAAAGTTGGAACAGCTCCGACAAAGTACTATGACGATATATATTTTGATTCTGATTCTGAGGATGAAGACAAAGCAG CACAGGtgaccaagaaaaagaagaagaaacaacacAGAATTCCAACAAATGatgaattactatatgatcctgaAAAAGATGACAGAGATCAGGCCTGGGTTGATGCACAGAGAAGAGG cTACCATGGTTTTGGAATACAGCGGCCACGTCAACAACAACAGCCTTTTCCAAATAGTGATGCTGTCTTGAATTGCCCTGCCTGCATGACCACACTGTGTCTTGATTGCCAAAG GCATGAATCATACAAAACTCAGTATAGAGCAATGTTTGTAATGAATTGTTCTATCAACAAAGAAGAGATTCTAAGATACAAAACCCCAGAGAACAGGAAGAAAAGGCGAGGCCATAAGAAGATGAGGTCTAACCAAGAAGATGCTGCGGAGCAGGCAGAGACAGATGTGGAAGAAATCTATCACCCAGTCATGTGCTCTGAATGTTCCACCGAAGTGGCAGTCTACGACAAGGATGAAGTCTTTCATTTTTTCAACGTTTTAGCAAGCCATTCCTAA
- the EAPP gene encoding E2F-associated phosphoprotein isoform X2, with the protein MYLNVFKEALYSCDSCHCSEDEVDVLLHGTPEQKRKLIRECLTGESESSSEDEFEKEMEAELNSTIKTMEDKLSSLETGSSSGNGKVGTAPTKYYDDIYFDSDSEDEDKAAQVTKKKKKKQHRIPTNDELLYDPEKDDRDQAWVDAQRRGYHGFGIQRPRQQQQPFPNSDAVLNCPACMTTLCLDCQRHESYKTQYRAMFVMNCSINKEEILRYKTPENRKKRRGHKKMRSNQEDAAEQAETDVEEIYHPVMCSECSTEVAVYDKDEVFHFFNVLASHS; encoded by the exons atgtacTTAAATGTCTTTAAAGAGGCTTTATATTCCTGTGACAGTTGCCACTG TTCTGAAGATGAGGTGGATGTGCTTTTACATGGAACTCCCGAGCAAAAACGAAAACTTATCAGAGAATGTCTTACTGGAGAAAGTGAATCCTCTAGTGAagatgaatttgaaaaagaaatggaagctgAATTAAATTCCACCATAAAAACAATGGAGGACAAGTTATCCTCTCTAGAAACAG GGTCTTCCTCAGGAAATGGGAAAGTTGGAACAGCTCCGACAAAGTACTATGACGATATATATTTTGATTCTGATTCTGAGGATGAAGACAAAGCAG CACAGGtgaccaagaaaaagaagaagaaacaacacAGAATTCCAACAAATGatgaattactatatgatcctgaAAAAGATGACAGAGATCAGGCCTGGGTTGATGCACAGAGAAGAGG cTACCATGGTTTTGGAATACAGCGGCCACGTCAACAACAACAGCCTTTTCCAAATAGTGATGCTGTCTTGAATTGCCCTGCCTGCATGACCACACTGTGTCTTGATTGCCAAAG GCATGAATCATACAAAACTCAGTATAGAGCAATGTTTGTAATGAATTGTTCTATCAACAAAGAAGAGATTCTAAGATACAAAACCCCAGAGAACAGGAAGAAAAGGCGAGGCCATAAGAAGATGAGGTCTAACCAAGAAGATGCTGCGGAGCAGGCAGAGACAGATGTGGAAGAAATCTATCACCCAGTCATGTGCTCTGAATGTTCCACCGAAGTGGCAGTCTACGACAAGGATGAAGTCTTTCATTTTTTCAACGTTTTAGCAAGCCATTCCTAA